The Rubricoccus marinus nucleotide sequence TGAATGGGTCGTCGTCCTCGAAGGCGTAGAACCAGAAGCCCCGGCCGGTCGGGACCGACGTGGAGGTGGCGGGGAGCGGGTAGCTCACGTCGGACTCCTGGTAGAGGAAGACGTTGGCGTAGCCGCCAGAGCCGTCCTCGTCGATGTCCGCGCCGGCATAGCCGGCGGTGTACAGTGGTTCCAGCAAGCCCGGAGTCACCGCGCCGCCCTGGTTCGCGGGATCGCTACCGCCCAGACCGAGGTCGGGGTAGGGGAGTGCCATCATGCGCCACCCGGCCTCGCCGGTCAGCACGATCGGCGGTGTGCTGGCACCGGCCTCGAAGGCGGTGACGAGGGAGACGGCCCCATCGGTGTACATCCCGTCGCCGTCGGTCGTGCCGAAGGAAAACGCGCCGCCGCGAGAGGCCGGGCGCAGCGGGTTGAACGTGAAGCCGGTGCCGCCAGAGGCCCACGCGACGCTGCCGGCTTCGAAGGTCTGCTGAGTGTCGGCGTCGTAGACGACCAGGCGAAGGGCGTCTCCATCGTTGAGGCGGCTGCCGTCGGCGCCGATGTTAGCGCCGTTGCCGAGCACCTCGATAGTCATGTCGTGCACGCCGTCCCAGCGCAGCCGCTGTCCGACGCGACCAATGCCTGCGACGTTTGCGCCAGAGGTGGCGGTTGCACCTGGAGCAAGAACCGCGACCTGATCCCCCGGCTGGATCGGCGCACCATTGACGACGAGGGAGGACGCGTCGCTCGCGCGAAGCACGATGTGGTGGATTTTGCCGCCTGGCGCCGCCGAGGCGTTAAACGCGGACGCAGGCTCATCCAGGGGGCGCGGGTACAAACCCGTCGGTGCCCACCACGCGTAGTTACCGCCTCGCGCCTTGACGAGCGCCCGGTTGTCGCCGAACGCCGTCGTCGTCTCAAACGCGTAGGCGTCGGAGTAGTCCTTGAGTTCGAGGTTCGAGTGTGGGGTGTTGACGTAGGTGCCGAGTTCTCCGCCGCCAGCGTCGTTGATGGCGAGCGCCATGCCGTACCGGCCGGCGCCAGAGGCCGCATCGCCGTCGCGAGTGAGCGCCCAGAGGTCCGAGAGGTTGAAGGCGTTGTTGGGGAGCGTGCCGCCGGGGCTGAGGGCGTTCATCGGTCGGCTCTCGCCCTGCGCGGTGGAACGGCGGAGCGCCATCAGCCAGTCAATCTCATCGCCCAGACCGAACCAGACGTAGTCCTTCCAATACACCGTCGGGCGGCCTTCGGAGGCCATGATGACGGCGTAGGCCATATGCTTGCGCGAGACGATGGGGTCATGCCCGCTGTCGATGCCGGGCTTAACGCAGGTGCTGCCGGTCTGGACGGCGCCGGGCTCGGAGCAGTCGGCGCCCTGCCAGCCTACGCGGTCCACGTCGTGGTTCTCGACGAACGTGACGACATCGAACGGGTCCAGGCCGCCAAAGTGAAGGCCGGCGCCGTTGAGGTTCTGCATGTCGTAGCTCCCGCCGCCGTTGGCCATATCGCGGAGCGCGTAGCGCAGTCCAAAGTCGAACATCGCCATGTTGGCGTCTTTGCCACCGCTTCCGAACGTGGAGTTGAAGCTCTCGACTTGGTTGTGGTACGCGATGATCTCGCCCGTGCTGGACCAGTTCTCACCGAGCGCGAAGGGCTGCTCGCCAGAGGATAGCTCTACAACCCACGGCGCAAGAAAGGCCGGGTCGATGTGCTTGATCGCGTCCAGGCGCACCTCGTCCGCGCCGAGGTCGTCCATGATCCAGCGGCCCCAGGCGACAAGTGAGTCGGCGGTCGCGCCCATGCCTTGTTGACCGTGGTACCACCCGTTGTTAGGGGCGCTAGGGTCTAGGACGCGGTCGTAGTCGTGGAAGTAGCAGATGTCTTGCCCGAACGGCGCGTCGTGGTAGGGTGCGTCGAAGTCGCAGTGCGTCGTGTTGCTGTGGAACGCGTTTGGGCCGGCCGGGAAGCGCCCACTGAGCGGGTTGAACACGTTCCATTTGAGGAACGGAGCGCCACCGCCCGGCACGCAGGCCACGTTGGACTGCGCGTCGGCGCCATCGCGGTGGTTCAGCACCACGTCCGCCATGACCCGCAGCCCGCTCGTCTTCATCTGCGCGATAGCGGCGCGAAGCTGCGCCTCGGTGCCAAAGCGCGTGCGCACACTGCCTTTCTGCCCGATAGAGCCCAGGTCGTAGTAGTCGTACGGGTCGTAGCCCATCGACCACCGACCGCTGCCGCCCTTGACGGGTGAGGGGATCCAGACCGTTTGCACACCGCCCGCGGCCAAACGCGGAGCGACCGTCGCAACGGAGTCCCACCATACGCCCCCGCTGTCCGTCGCGTGGTCGCCGGGGTGGACGTTCCAGTGGAAGCCCTGAAAGAGCACATCCGGCGCAGCGCCGCGCGGCTGTGCGTAAGCGCTTCCACAGACAAGCGCGCAGGCGAGGAGGGAGAGGAGAGCCTTCATGCGGAAACGGGTGGGAGGAGGCAGCGCGTCAGTTTAGCACGCGTTGTCCTCTGGCGGTAGTGGCCGGCTAGCCGAGCGGAAAATGGACCGAGCCCGCCAGAGGCCTCTGGCAGGACGGCAGACGGCGCTTAGCGCACGACGGTCAGCATCGTTGTGCGCACGTCGCCCGAGGCTGAGAGGCGCACGATGTAGACCCCAGAGGCGAGCGCGGCGGTGTCGAACGAGACCGACTGGTCGCCAGCCGGCCACGGGCCTCTGGCGAGAACGGCGACCTCGCGCCCGAGCGCGTCGTGGACGGTAAGCGAGACGTCGGCGGGGGCCGCGAGGCTTGCGCGGAGGCGTACGCGGCCTCTGGCGGGGTTGGGCGCCGGAGCGCTCAAAGAGAGCGTCGCCAGAGGCGCGCTTTCTAGGACGACGGGCTCTGGGTTGGAGAACGTGGCGGTGACCACGCCCGAAACGTCGGCTGGAATCGTGACGGTCCTTGCGATGGCGTCAACCGCCAGAGGCTGACCTCCGAGCGTGGCGGAGGCGAGGCGGAGACCATCGGGTCCGGCGTCAATGGGGTTGAGCGGAATCGTGCGCAGCGCGGGGGCCGCGTCGAAGCGGTAGTACACCGTGGCCGGCTCGCCGTGGACGTATAGCGT carries:
- a CDS encoding T9SS type A sorting domain-containing protein, with amino-acid sequence MKALLSLLACALVCGSAYAQPRGAAPDVLFQGFHWNVHPGDHATDSGGVWWDSVATVAPRLAAGGVQTVWIPSPVKGGSGRWSMGYDPYDYYDLGSIGQKGSVRTRFGTEAQLRAAIAQMKTSGLRVMADVVLNHRDGADAQSNVACVPGGGAPFLKWNVFNPLSGRFPAGPNAFHSNTTHCDFDAPYHDAPFGQDICYFHDYDRVLDPSAPNNGWYHGQQGMGATADSLVAWGRWIMDDLGADEVRLDAIKHIDPAFLAPWVVELSSGEQPFALGENWSSTGEIIAYHNQVESFNSTFGSGGKDANMAMFDFGLRYALRDMANGGGSYDMQNLNGAGLHFGGLDPFDVVTFVENHDVDRVGWQGADCSEPGAVQTGSTCVKPGIDSGHDPIVSRKHMAYAVIMASEGRPTVYWKDYVWFGLGDEIDWLMALRRSTAQGESRPMNALSPGGTLPNNAFNLSDLWALTRDGDAASGAGRYGMALAINDAGGGELGTYVNTPHSNLELKDYSDAYAFETTTAFGDNRALVKARGGNYAWWAPTGLYPRPLDEPASAFNASAAPGGKIHHIVLRASDASSLVVNGAPIQPGDQVAVLAPGATATSGANVAGIGRVGQRLRWDGVHDMTIEVLGNGANIGADGSRLNDGDALRLVVYDADTQQTFEAGSVAWASGGTGFTFNPLRPASRGGAFSFGTTDGDGMYTDGAVSLVTAFEAGASTPPIVLTGEAGWRMMALPYPDLGLGGSDPANQGGAVTPGLLEPLYTAGYAGADIDEDGSGGYANVFLYQESDVSYPLPATSTSVPTGRGFWFYAFEDDDPFTNGTQGTFPKVLPASGTPLATDHDFGITYTSSSAFRGGHLLGNPYDQDLDWDHADWTKTKISSTIYVYDPAYNGGDYLSWTTGVGGTLKEGTIPVGQGFFVYATGSNPRLVAPSSARLGTWSPINGLAETAPEASGASAKNREDTLPHVRLRLTGQVGGHNRTARLAIAVDADAAPGLDTRDALAIAPAAGADALRLVAATPEADALTVSAVPGEALIPVHAEAIASGAPSDAEATLAWEPVALPDGWTATLFDRTSGQSYDLTTSGEVRLALLADDARLDFPDAPEAQKQGSAAPSLLPLRLDGSGEARFAISIRPAITTETSGGAASTFVLGAPLPNPTSSVTRIPFSLGASTDARLAVYDALGREVAVLVEASLRAGEHEATLDTAPLAPGVYVVRLTAGSETLTRRVTVVR